A stretch of Paludisphaera borealis DNA encodes these proteins:
- the cas1c gene encoding type I-C CRISPR-associated endonuclease Cas1c, with amino-acid sequence MKTHLNTLYITTQGAYLGRQGEAVVVRCGKQTLGHLPLHNLAGIVCFGRVGCSPALLGACAEKGVAVSLLTERGRFLASVRGFTSGNVLLRRAQYKIADDPGVVLDVSRRIVMAKVANSRSVLLRTARDCDADDPRGAPLDSAAGRLGASIHELRQADAVNKVRGLEGEAATHYFGAFDALLSPVPDRDAFRFVRRSRRPPLDPINALISFLYTLLLHDARSACESVGLDPAVGFLHADRPGKPSLALDLIEEVRAFLADRLAFSLINRRQVAAGGFVVRDNGAVEMDDGTRKVVLAAYQQRKRDTITHPVLDEATTVGMLLHLQAALMARWIRGDIDAYPPFLWKG; translated from the coding sequence ATGAAAACCCATCTCAATACCCTGTACATCACGACGCAGGGCGCCTACCTCGGCCGGCAGGGCGAGGCGGTGGTGGTCCGCTGCGGCAAGCAGACGCTCGGCCACCTGCCGCTGCACAATCTCGCCGGCATCGTCTGCTTCGGACGGGTCGGCTGCTCGCCGGCACTCCTGGGCGCCTGCGCCGAGAAGGGGGTCGCGGTCTCGTTGCTGACCGAGCGCGGCCGCTTCCTGGCCAGCGTGCGCGGGTTCACGTCCGGCAACGTTCTGCTCCGCCGCGCCCAGTACAAGATCGCCGACGACCCCGGCGTCGTGCTCGACGTCTCGCGCCGGATCGTCATGGCCAAGGTCGCCAACTCGCGGTCCGTCCTGCTCCGCACGGCCCGCGACTGCGACGCCGACGACCCCCGCGGCGCGCCCCTCGATTCCGCCGCCGGCCGGCTCGGAGCGTCGATCCACGAGCTTCGTCAGGCCGACGCCGTCAACAAGGTCCGGGGTCTTGAGGGCGAGGCCGCAACCCACTATTTCGGCGCGTTCGACGCCCTGCTCAGCCCGGTCCCCGACCGCGACGCCTTCCGCTTCGTCCGACGTTCGCGCCGGCCGCCGCTCGACCCGATCAACGCTCTGATCTCGTTCCTCTACACCCTCTTGCTCCACGACGCCCGCTCCGCCTGCGAGTCGGTCGGCCTCGACCCGGCCGTCGGGTTCCTGCACGCCGACCGCCCCGGCAAGCCGAGCCTCGCCCTCGACCTCATCGAAGAGGTCCGCGCCTTCCTCGCCGACCGGCTCGCCTTCTCGTTGATCAACCGCCGCCAGGTCGCCGCCGGCGGCTTCGTCGTCCGTGACAACGGCGCGGTGGAGATGGACGACGGCACCCGCAAGGTGGTCCTGGCCGCGTACCAACAGCGCAAACGCGACACGATCACCCACCCGGTGCTCGACGAAGCGACGACCGTGGGGATGCTGCTTCATCTCCAGGCGGCGCTCATGGCGCGTTGGATTCGCGGCGACATAGACGCCTATCCGCCGTTCCTCTGGAAAGGCTGA
- the cas8c gene encoding type I-C CRISPR-associated protein Cas8c/Csd1 has protein sequence MTQPLGSPLPALISYYNRLEADPNQMVAGFGFSLEKIHFQVVLESDGTFVSLDDIRERSDRGKPIPLSRLVPDGGGRSGTGLKPFFCWDNTGYTLGRDNKGKPERAAEMFAAFRDLHLSFREELGGDQAFAALCRFLEKWDPARAESESTWSEAAGLNVVFKVRGHAAFVHQSDTVKAAWLRRQAADNQTEGRVHGVSLVSGQREEIARLHPLLSGVIGANTMGAAIVSFNASSFESYGKSQSYNAPVGAVDVFRYTTALNRLLADKARRVSIGDATVVFWSDRAEAADAEEIAQQFFIEPVAKDVAAEDGKMISRLWEFLKAARQGRLEDHVSDSEAPFYVLGLSPNASRLSVRYWLATTVRQFAERLERHAADLEIAGARPGAPPLVIRGMVAEIMPQEMTSDSQKRYAAQLAGEIARAVLGGLPRFPEALLNSIVRRIRSDGVMSWRRASILKAFLKREGSFDVDVYLNKEHPEKAYHCGRLLAVLAFAQEQALGKVNGGVVRRNLGSVMATPGLMLGRLQRAAEIGHIPKLEGDLPDFVRDELKDINVRLQDDVPSRLSLRQQSLFALGFYQQLQYLDYTGGQVKANKRWRTPQGEWARSKLEVKVAEALQRFKLVYMYEPRALLDEGERWPDFVVRRGRGKDLFIEVLGMNTPEYNNRWDIKQHAYERFGITREGGPEGRLIVLDFRDRAYNERVVHEALRPYFSNQEDSLSQEMQEPSND, from the coding sequence ATGACGCAGCCCCTCGGCAGCCCGCTCCCCGCGCTTATCAGCTACTACAACCGGCTGGAAGCCGACCCGAACCAGATGGTCGCCGGCTTCGGGTTCAGCCTGGAGAAGATCCACTTTCAGGTGGTACTCGAATCCGACGGCACGTTCGTCTCGCTCGACGACATCCGCGAGCGAAGCGACCGCGGCAAGCCGATTCCCCTATCCAGGCTCGTCCCCGACGGAGGCGGCCGGTCCGGCACCGGCCTCAAGCCCTTTTTCTGCTGGGACAACACCGGATACACGCTCGGCCGCGACAACAAGGGGAAGCCCGAGCGGGCCGCAGAGATGTTCGCCGCCTTCCGCGACCTCCATCTCTCGTTCCGCGAGGAATTGGGAGGCGACCAGGCGTTTGCCGCACTCTGCCGCTTTCTGGAGAAGTGGGATCCCGCCCGCGCAGAGTCGGAGTCGACCTGGAGCGAGGCGGCGGGGCTGAACGTCGTCTTCAAGGTACGCGGTCATGCGGCCTTCGTACACCAGAGCGACACGGTCAAGGCGGCTTGGTTGCGGCGGCAGGCCGCCGACAATCAAACCGAGGGCAGGGTTCATGGGGTTTCACTCGTCAGCGGCCAACGCGAGGAGATCGCGCGTCTCCATCCGTTGCTCAGCGGCGTGATCGGCGCCAACACGATGGGCGCGGCGATCGTTTCTTTCAACGCGTCTTCATTCGAGAGCTACGGCAAGTCGCAAAGCTACAACGCCCCGGTGGGCGCCGTCGACGTGTTCCGCTACACAACGGCCTTGAATCGACTCCTCGCGGACAAGGCTCGCCGCGTCTCGATCGGCGACGCCACAGTCGTCTTCTGGTCGGATCGAGCCGAGGCGGCCGACGCTGAAGAGATTGCGCAACAGTTCTTCATCGAGCCGGTCGCCAAGGATGTCGCCGCCGAAGACGGCAAGATGATCAGCCGCCTGTGGGAATTCCTCAAGGCCGCCAGGCAGGGACGGCTAGAGGACCACGTCTCCGACTCGGAAGCGCCCTTCTACGTGCTAGGGCTCTCACCCAACGCCAGTCGGCTTAGCGTCCGCTACTGGCTGGCCACCACCGTGCGGCAATTCGCGGAACGCCTGGAGCGGCACGCGGCGGATCTGGAAATCGCCGGCGCACGCCCAGGCGCCCCGCCGCTCGTCATCCGCGGAATGGTGGCGGAGATCATGCCGCAGGAGATGACGTCAGACTCCCAGAAGAGGTACGCCGCCCAACTTGCCGGTGAGATCGCGCGAGCCGTCCTAGGGGGACTTCCTCGCTTCCCGGAGGCGCTCCTCAACTCAATCGTCCGACGCATCCGTTCCGACGGCGTGATGTCCTGGCGACGGGCATCAATCCTCAAGGCCTTTCTCAAACGCGAAGGGAGTTTTGATGTGGACGTCTATCTCAACAAGGAACATCCGGAGAAAGCTTATCACTGTGGTCGGCTCCTCGCCGTTCTTGCGTTCGCGCAGGAGCAGGCTCTCGGCAAGGTCAATGGGGGAGTCGTACGCCGCAACCTGGGAAGTGTGATGGCAACGCCGGGTCTGATGCTGGGCCGTCTGCAACGTGCGGCGGAGATCGGACACATTCCAAAACTCGAGGGCGATCTCCCGGACTTCGTCCGCGACGAGCTCAAGGATATCAACGTGAGGCTTCAGGACGATGTGCCATCACGACTCTCCTTGAGGCAACAAAGTCTGTTTGCGCTTGGGTTCTACCAACAGCTACAGTACCTGGATTACACCGGAGGCCAGGTGAAGGCGAATAAACGATGGCGGACTCCTCAAGGCGAGTGGGCTCGTTCCAAACTGGAGGTCAAGGTCGCAGAAGCGCTCCAACGGTTCAAGTTGGTCTATATGTACGAGCCCCGCGCGCTTCTCGATGAAGGCGAGAGGTGGCCGGATTTTGTGGTCCGTCGAGGACGCGGCAAGGACTTGTTCATCGAAGTGCTCGGTATGAATACGCCTGAGTACAACAACAGATGGGATATCAAGCAACACGCATACGAACGCTTTGGCATCACGCGGGAGGGTGGCCCTGAGGGTCGATTGATCGTCCTGGATTTCCGTGACAGGGCCTACAACGAACGTGTCGTCCACGAAGCTCTGCGACCGTATTTCTCCAATCAGGAAGACAGCCTTAGCCAAGAGATGCAGGAGCCCAGCAATGACTAA
- the cas7c gene encoding type I-C CRISPR-associated protein Cas7/Csd2, which translates to MTNPVSSRYDFAYFFDITDGNPNGDPDAGNLPRIDAETGQGLVTDVCLKRKIRNYVGLAHGEQPPYEIYVKERAVLNRQHDRAWQKVDPKATKDKDKLPKDEKKARELTAWMCGNFFDVRAFGAVMTTEVNCGQVRGPVQFGIARSLHPIVAQEHAVTRCAVTNERDLEKERTIGRKFTVPYALYRVHGYVNPNLAGDPNGTGFSESDLSLFRQALDQMFESDKSAARANMRPVACIAFRHESRLGNARADKLFSRVLCTARQGVQPLPGAENGDGDGRPPRSFGDYELTVDEQDLPSGVTIEHWIDWR; encoded by the coding sequence ATGACTAATCCCGTGTCCTCTCGTTACGACTTCGCGTATTTCTTCGACATCACCGACGGCAACCCCAACGGCGACCCCGACGCCGGCAACCTGCCGCGCATCGACGCGGAGACCGGCCAAGGGCTCGTCACCGACGTCTGCCTCAAGCGGAAGATCCGCAACTACGTCGGCCTCGCGCACGGCGAACAGCCGCCGTACGAGATCTACGTCAAGGAGCGGGCCGTCCTGAACCGCCAGCACGACCGCGCATGGCAGAAGGTCGACCCGAAGGCGACGAAGGACAAGGACAAGCTGCCCAAGGACGAGAAGAAGGCTCGTGAGCTGACCGCCTGGATGTGCGGCAACTTCTTCGACGTCCGCGCCTTCGGAGCCGTCATGACCACGGAAGTGAACTGCGGCCAGGTCCGCGGTCCTGTCCAGTTCGGCATCGCCCGTTCGCTCCATCCGATCGTCGCCCAGGAGCACGCCGTCACGCGGTGCGCCGTGACGAATGAGCGCGATCTGGAGAAGGAACGCACGATCGGCCGCAAGTTCACAGTGCCCTACGCGCTCTACCGCGTCCACGGCTACGTGAATCCGAATCTCGCGGGCGATCCGAACGGGACGGGATTCTCCGAAAGCGACTTGAGCCTGTTCAGGCAAGCGCTAGACCAGATGTTCGAAAGCGACAAATCCGCGGCACGCGCCAACATGCGTCCCGTGGCTTGCATTGCGTTCCGACACGAGAGCCGGCTGGGCAACGCCCGAGCGGACAAGCTGTTCTCTCGCGTCCTCTGCACCGCGAGGCAGGGCGTGCAACCCCTCCCTGGCGCGGAGAATGGCGATGGTGACGGACGCCCGCCCCGGTCGTTCGGTGATTACGAGCTTACGGTCGATGAGCAGGATCTACCCTCCGGCGTGACGATCGAACATTGGATCGACTGGCGGTGA
- the cas5c gene encoding type I-C CRISPR-associated protein Cas5c, with translation MSIKLHVWGDFACFTRPEMKVERVSYDVISPSAARGLVEAVYWKPQIRWQVTSLHVIKPIRFTSLRRNEVASKAPSGSIAKAMKNGRGSLGLYIEDDRQQRAATILRDVSYVIEARFDILSGEENVAKHLDQFNRRARDGRCFQRPYLGCREFAADFALVEDDHAMPSVDPELMGERDLGYMLHDIDFAHDMTPHFFRAVMRDGVIEVPPLTGKGVKS, from the coding sequence ATGAGTATTAAATTGCATGTCTGGGGCGACTTCGCCTGCTTTACACGTCCCGAGATGAAGGTCGAACGTGTGAGTTATGACGTGATCTCCCCGTCGGCCGCGCGCGGCCTCGTCGAGGCCGTCTACTGGAAGCCGCAGATCCGCTGGCAGGTTACAAGCCTTCATGTCATCAAGCCAATTCGCTTCACGTCCCTTCGGCGGAACGAGGTGGCCAGCAAGGCGCCCTCCGGGAGTATCGCCAAGGCGATGAAGAACGGGCGGGGGAGTCTGGGGCTTTACATCGAAGACGACCGCCAGCAGCGGGCGGCGACGATCCTCCGCGACGTGTCCTACGTGATCGAGGCGCGGTTCGACATCCTCTCGGGCGAGGAGAACGTCGCCAAGCATCTCGACCAGTTCAATCGCCGGGCGCGCGACGGCCGATGTTTCCAGCGCCCGTACCTGGGCTGCCGGGAGTTCGCCGCAGATTTCGCCCTCGTCGAAGACGACCACGCGATGCCGTCCGTCGACCCGGAACTCATGGGCGAGCGCGACCTGGGCTACATGTTGCACGACATCGATTTCGCCCACGACATGACGCCGCATTTCTTCCGCGCGGTCATGCGAGACGGGGTGATCGAGGTGCCGCCGCTCACCGGCAAAGGGGTGAAGTCATGA
- a CDS encoding CRISPR-associated helicase/endonuclease Cas3 — protein sequence MTSDPNFYAHSLPPPRSREDWESLPDHLARVADGDGDELPGASHFAEAFDAAEWGRLLGLWHDLGKYSIPFQNYIRATAGLRDAVHGSEMTGKVDHSTAGAQHAASRGSLGRLIAYCIAGHHAGLPDDEGGEAGLSMRLKKRIEPTDAAPADLLARPLPQPPKLRTTGSRQRQAFAVGFFTRMLFSCLVDADFLATEWFMNTERASQRPGAGATPARLLARLDEHLDKIQSQASDTTVNRHRRQVQATCREKAKLAPGFFSLNVPTGGGKTLASLAFALTHAVEHDLRRVVYAIPFTSIIEQTADTFREALGDDLQSEVLEHHSNLEPDDPQRQSDRSRLAAENFDSPLIVTTNVQLFESLFASRTSRCRKLHRLARSVIILDEAQALPPNLLAPTLAALEELVLNYGVTVLLCTATQPAIEKRDQFPIGLAGVRPIIDEPRTLHQALRRTEVTSVGKLSNEQLVERLRREERCLCIVNSRKHAADLLKLLADPDALHLSAGICAAHRSDVLNEIRLRLKGGSPCRVVSTQVIEAGVDVDFPFVARAAAGLDSVAQAAGRANREGTLLDANGRPRLGQVVVFDYDAKAYPTSRMIEIGAMHFREVTPEHQDDLLSPEAIEAYFGLHYWHQGGDDGHGWDRGREGRSVMRCFGGENGDWPHHQFREAADAYRLIDDAQTPILVPYSERGRELIHELQQMPDEPPPGELRAFDRKAQRYTVAVYDQALIKLLNNQVLLDFHGRYYLANTIAYDPKLGLTFEAVGLDLELLTL from the coding sequence GTGACGTCGGATCCCAACTTCTATGCACATTCTCTTCCTCCTCCCCGCAGCAGAGAAGACTGGGAGTCTCTACCCGATCACCTAGCCCGGGTGGCTGACGGCGACGGTGACGAGCTCCCGGGCGCCTCGCACTTCGCTGAAGCCTTCGACGCCGCGGAATGGGGCCGACTGCTCGGCTTATGGCACGACCTCGGGAAGTACAGTATCCCTTTCCAGAACTACATCCGCGCGACTGCGGGGCTGCGCGACGCGGTACATGGCTCGGAGATGACTGGTAAGGTCGATCATTCAACCGCCGGGGCCCAGCATGCGGCGAGCCGGGGTTCGCTGGGACGCCTGATCGCTTATTGCATCGCGGGGCACCACGCGGGCCTTCCAGACGACGAGGGCGGCGAAGCTGGGCTGTCAATGCGGCTGAAGAAACGTATCGAGCCCACCGATGCGGCACCGGCTGACTTGCTTGCAAGACCTTTGCCGCAGCCGCCGAAACTCCGAACCACCGGCAGCAGGCAACGCCAAGCCTTTGCCGTGGGGTTCTTCACCCGCATGCTCTTCTCGTGCCTGGTCGACGCCGACTTCCTGGCGACCGAGTGGTTCATGAACACCGAGCGCGCCTCGCAACGGCCCGGTGCGGGAGCGACGCCGGCCCGACTGCTCGCCCGCCTCGACGAACATCTTGACAAGATACAGAGCCAGGCGAGCGACACGACCGTCAACCGGCACCGACGGCAGGTGCAAGCGACGTGCCGCGAGAAGGCGAAGCTCGCTCCGGGATTCTTTTCGCTGAACGTCCCCACCGGCGGCGGCAAGACCTTGGCTTCGCTGGCGTTCGCGTTGACGCACGCCGTCGAGCACGACTTGCGACGCGTGGTCTACGCGATCCCGTTCACGAGCATCATCGAGCAGACCGCCGACACGTTCCGCGAGGCGCTGGGCGACGATCTACAGAGCGAAGTACTGGAACATCACAGCAACCTCGAACCCGACGACCCGCAACGGCAGTCCGATCGCTCCCGCCTCGCCGCCGAGAATTTCGACTCCCCCCTCATCGTGACGACGAACGTGCAGCTTTTCGAGTCGCTGTTCGCGAGCCGGACGTCGCGCTGCCGAAAGCTCCACCGGCTCGCGAGAAGCGTGATCATCCTGGACGAGGCGCAGGCGTTGCCGCCGAATCTCCTCGCCCCGACCCTGGCCGCACTCGAGGAGTTGGTGCTGAACTACGGCGTGACCGTGCTCCTTTGCACGGCGACGCAACCGGCGATCGAGAAACGCGACCAGTTCCCCATCGGCCTGGCCGGGGTCAGACCTATCATCGACGAGCCCCGAACACTCCACCAGGCGTTGCGGCGGACGGAAGTGACGTCGGTCGGCAAGCTCTCGAACGAGCAGCTCGTGGAACGACTCCGACGCGAGGAGCGTTGTCTGTGCATCGTGAACTCGCGCAAGCACGCCGCCGATCTGCTCAAGCTGCTCGCCGATCCGGACGCCCTGCATCTCAGCGCCGGCATATGCGCGGCCCACCGGAGCGACGTCCTGAATGAGATCCGGTTAAGGCTGAAAGGCGGCTCGCCCTGCCGAGTCGTCTCGACTCAGGTCATCGAAGCGGGCGTGGACGTCGATTTCCCGTTCGTCGCCCGCGCCGCGGCGGGGCTCGATTCCGTTGCGCAAGCTGCCGGTCGGGCGAATCGAGAAGGAACGTTGCTCGACGCGAATGGCCGCCCCAGGCTCGGGCAGGTCGTCGTCTTCGATTACGACGCCAAGGCGTATCCAACGAGTCGAATGATCGAGATCGGCGCGATGCATTTCCGGGAAGTCACGCCCGAACACCAGGACGATCTGCTGTCCCCGGAAGCGATAGAAGCCTACTTCGGATTGCACTACTGGCATCAAGGCGGTGACGACGGCCACGGCTGGGATCGAGGGCGAGAAGGACGCAGCGTCATGCGCTGCTTCGGCGGCGAAAACGGCGATTGGCCCCACCACCAGTTCCGCGAAGCCGCTGATGCATACCGCCTCATCGACGATGCCCAGACGCCAATCCTCGTCCCCTACAGCGAACGCGGTCGCGAGCTGATCCACGAGCTGCAACAGATGCCCGACGAGCCCCCCCCAGGTGAGCTCCGTGCGTTCGACCGCAAAGCCCAGCGCTACACCGTCGCCGTGTACGACCAGGCATTGATCAAACTGCTGAACAACCAGGTGCTGCTCGACTTCCACGGCCGCTACTACCTGGCTAACACGATCGCCTACGACCCCAAGCTCGGCCTGACCTTCGAGGCGGTCGGGCTGGATCTCGAACTGTTGACTCTGTGA
- the cas4 gene encoding CRISPR-associated protein Cas4, with the protein MFSEDNLLPISALQHLLYCDRQCALIHVERLWAENRFTAEGGILHRRAHSGKSDTRPAGRSARGLPVRSLTLGLFGVADVVRYEKGADAPIVPVEYKRGRPKKNDCDRVQLCAQALCLEEMHGRDLPFGEIFYGKTKRRVRVEFTPDLRRTTIDATARLHDLVRSGRTPPADPGPKCDRCSLRELCLPRLGGRVARKAYSFDREIDALLASPSFPGETSS; encoded by the coding sequence ATGTTTTCTGAAGACAACCTCCTCCCCATCTCGGCGCTTCAGCATCTGCTGTACTGCGATCGCCAGTGCGCGCTGATCCACGTCGAGCGGCTGTGGGCCGAGAATCGGTTCACGGCCGAGGGGGGCATCCTCCACCGCCGGGCGCACTCGGGGAAGTCCGACACGCGGCCGGCGGGGCGCTCGGCTCGCGGGCTGCCGGTGCGGAGCTTGACGCTGGGGCTCTTCGGCGTCGCCGACGTCGTCCGCTACGAGAAGGGCGCCGACGCCCCAATCGTCCCCGTCGAGTACAAGCGCGGCCGGCCCAAAAAGAACGACTGCGACCGCGTCCAGCTCTGCGCCCAGGCGCTTTGCCTGGAGGAGATGCACGGCCGCGATCTCCCATTCGGCGAGATCTTCTACGGCAAGACCAAGCGCCGCGTCCGCGTCGAGTTCACGCCCGATCTGCGCCGGACGACAATCGACGCGACGGCCCGGCTCCACGACCTCGTCCGAAGTGGCCGGACGCCCCCGGCCGATCCCGGCCCCAAATGCGATCGCTGCTCCCTTCGCGAGCTCTGCCTGCCGCGTCTGGGAGGTCGCGTCGCGCGCAAAGCGTACAGCTTCGATCGCGAGATCGACGCCCTCCTCGCCAGCCCTTCCTTCCCCGGTGAGACGTCGTCATGA
- the cas2 gene encoding CRISPR-associated endonuclease Cas2, translating into MYVLVTYDIQTLTPAGKRRLRHAAKACLDFGQRVQYSVFELKVDPAQWAQCRDRLLRIIDPEVDSVRFYYLGTNWEQRVEHHGAKPGLDIEGPLIL; encoded by the coding sequence ATGTACGTCCTCGTCACCTACGACATTCAAACCCTGACGCCCGCCGGCAAGCGACGCCTCCGCCACGCCGCGAAAGCGTGTCTCGACTTCGGCCAGCGCGTCCAGTACTCCGTCTTCGAGTTGAAGGTCGACCCCGCCCAGTGGGCCCAGTGCAGGGACCGACTCCTCCGGATCATCGATCCCGAAGTCGATAGCGTCCGCTTCTATTACCTCGGCACGAACTGGGAGCAGCGCGTCGAACACCACGGAGCGAAGCCCGGCCTCGACATCGAAGGCCCGCTGATCCTCTGA
- a CDS encoding excinuclease ABC subunit UvrA: METDGPGQRVASPEFTGFVRVRGAREHNLKNVDLEIPRDALVVFTGVSGSGKSSLAFGTLYGEAQRRYLESVSPYARRLFHQLGVPEVDEIDGLPPAVALQQQRGSPSTRSSVGSVTTLSNLLRMLYSRAGDYPPGQSILYAESFSPNTPEGACPDCHGLGRVYEVTERSMVPDDSLTIRERAVAAWPTAWHGQNLREILMTLGYDVDQPWRDLPQEDRDWILFTDEQPTVPVYSGYTAEEVKRALKRKDEPSYQGTFTSARRHVLHTFATTQSPLMKKRAMQYMLSGECPLCQGKRLRCESLGVKFAGLDIADISRVPLARLADILRPYAEGTAAGLKRLATKHPEKLLVVRRIAQDLAGRLAVLSDLGLGYLSLERSTPTLSPGELQRLRLATQVRSNLFGVVYVLDEPSAGLHPADTEALLRALDRLKASGNSLFVVEHDLDVIRHADWIVDVGPAAGEQGGFVLYSGPPEGLRSVESSQTRRHLFGGASPLRREQRTPTGWLRLADVTRNNLHRVEAAFPLGLFTCVTGVSGSGKSSLVSQALVELVAEQLGHKLPMDEEEGSELERPAAAALDGRVTAGMEGVKRLVRVDQKPIGRTPRSNLATYTGLFDHIRKLFAATKAARARHYDAGRFSFNVAKGRCENCEGEGFVMVELLFLPSVYAPCPVCHGARYNAETLEIRVRGKSIADVLGMTVDASCDFFAEEPQVLRSLIVLREVGLGYIRLGQPATELSGGEAQRIKLATELQRIQRGDTLYVLDEPTTGLHPADVDKLMAQLDGLVEAGNTVIVVEHEMKVVAASDWVVDVGPGAGDEGGRIVAFGPPAEVAKASSSRTGSYLARFL, encoded by the coding sequence ATGGAAACCGACGGTCCAGGTCAGAGAGTGGCGAGTCCGGAGTTCACGGGCTTCGTCCGCGTGCGCGGGGCGAGGGAGCACAACCTCAAGAACGTCGATCTCGAGATTCCGCGGGACGCCCTCGTCGTCTTCACGGGCGTCTCCGGGTCGGGCAAGTCGTCGTTGGCGTTCGGCACGCTCTACGGGGAGGCGCAGCGGCGTTATCTCGAATCCGTCTCGCCCTACGCCCGGCGGCTTTTCCACCAACTCGGCGTCCCCGAGGTTGACGAGATCGACGGCCTGCCTCCCGCCGTTGCCCTGCAGCAGCAGCGTGGCTCGCCATCCACCCGATCTTCAGTCGGCAGCGTCACCACGCTCTCCAACCTGCTGCGGATGCTCTACTCGCGGGCCGGGGACTACCCTCCCGGGCAGTCGATCCTCTACGCCGAGTCGTTCTCGCCCAACACGCCCGAGGGCGCGTGCCCCGACTGCCACGGGCTGGGCCGGGTCTATGAGGTGACCGAGCGGTCAATGGTGCCGGACGACTCCCTGACGATCCGCGAGCGAGCCGTCGCCGCGTGGCCGACCGCATGGCACGGGCAAAACCTGCGCGAGATCCTGATGACGCTCGGCTACGACGTCGATCAACCCTGGCGCGACCTGCCGCAGGAGGATCGCGACTGGATCCTGTTCACCGACGAGCAGCCGACCGTGCCCGTCTATTCGGGCTACACGGCGGAAGAGGTGAAGAGGGCCCTCAAGCGGAAGGATGAGCCGAGCTACCAGGGGACTTTCACGAGCGCCCGGCGGCACGTTCTGCATACATTCGCCACCACGCAGAGCCCGCTGATGAAGAAGCGGGCTATGCAGTACATGCTGAGCGGCGAATGCCCTCTTTGCCAAGGCAAGCGGCTCCGTTGCGAGTCGCTGGGCGTGAAGTTCGCCGGGCTCGATATAGCGGACATTTCCCGCGTCCCGCTGGCCCGGCTCGCGGACATTCTGCGCCCGTACGCGGAGGGGACGGCCGCCGGACTGAAGAGGCTGGCGACGAAACACCCGGAGAAACTACTGGTCGTCCGGCGGATCGCCCAGGACCTCGCGGGGAGGCTCGCCGTTCTGAGCGACCTCGGGCTCGGCTATCTCTCGCTGGAACGGAGCACGCCTACGCTCTCGCCGGGCGAACTCCAGAGATTACGGCTGGCCACACAGGTCCGCTCCAACCTGTTCGGCGTGGTCTACGTCCTCGACGAGCCGTCGGCGGGGCTCCACCCGGCGGACACAGAGGCGCTCTTGCGGGCTCTTGATCGCCTGAAGGCCTCCGGGAACTCGTTGTTCGTCGTCGAGCACGATCTCGACGTGATACGCCATGCCGACTGGATCGTCGACGTAGGGCCCGCCGCGGGCGAACAGGGAGGTTTCGTGCTCTACAGCGGGCCGCCCGAAGGGCTGCGGAGCGTCGAGTCGTCCCAGACCCGCCGGCACCTCTTCGGCGGCGCCTCGCCGCTGCGACGGGAGCAGCGGACGCCGACGGGATGGTTGCGGCTGGCCGACGTGACCCGGAACAACCTGCACCGGGTGGAGGCCGCATTCCCTCTGGGCCTGTTCACGTGCGTGACCGGCGTCTCGGGCTCGGGCAAGTCGAGCCTGGTGAGTCAGGCGTTGGTCGAGCTCGTGGCGGAGCAGCTCGGCCATAAGCTCCCCATGGACGAGGAGGAGGGCTCGGAGCTGGAGCGCCCGGCGGCGGCCGCCCTCGACGGCCGGGTCACGGCCGGTATGGAAGGCGTTAAACGTCTAGTTCGGGTCGACCAGAAGCCGATCGGGCGCACGCCGCGCTCCAACCTGGCCACCTACACGGGTTTGTTCGACCACATCCGCAAGCTGTTCGCGGCGACCAAGGCGGCCAGGGCCCGTCACTACGACGCCGGGCGATTCTCGTTCAACGTCGCCAAGGGACGCTGCGAGAATTGCGAGGGAGAGGGCTTCGTGATGGTCGAGCTGCTCTTCCTGCCCAGCGTCTACGCGCCGTGCCCGGTCTGCCACGGAGCCCGTTACAACGCGGAGACGCTTGAGATCAGAGTCCGCGGCAAGAGCATCGCCGACGTACTGGGGATGACGGTCGACGCTTCCTGCGATTTCTTCGCCGAGGAGCCGCAGGTGCTCCGCTCCCTCATCGTCCTGCGTGAGGTCGGGCTGGGCTACATCCGACTCGGCCAGCCCGCGACCGAACTCTCCGGCGGCGAGGCGCAGCGGATCAAGCTCGCGACCGAACTGCAACGAATCCAGCGGGGCGACACGCTCTACGTCCTCGACGAGCCCACCACCGGACTCCATCCGGCGGACGTGGACAAGCTCATGGCGCAGCTCGACGGGCTGGTCGAGGCCGGCAACACGGTGATCGTAGTCGAGCATGAGATGAAGGTCGTCGCGGCGAGCGACTGGGTCGTCGACGTCGGCCCAGGCGCGGGCGACGAGGGCGGGCGCATCGTCGCCTTCGGGCCGCCCGCGGAGGTGGCCAAAGCGTCAAGTAGCCGGACCGGCTCCTATCTGGCCCGATTCTTGTAG